Proteins from a single region of Streptobacillus ratti:
- a CDS encoding type I phosphomannose isomerase catalytic subunit — MKLYPLKFEKVLIPKVWGGKNLEKKLGIKLPDDRDYGESWEVSSHANGMSIVSNGVLKGKSLQELFEEYKGELVGEEIYKNHLDRFPLLIKYLDVNDRLSIQVHPSDEVALKKHNELGKYESWYIMYASDDAKLIMGMKPGYDKESFLEKTRKNDFTDMFEEVSVKPGDMIDVIPGTVHASLEGSVIFAEIQENSDITYRIYDFDRLENGKLRELHLEDASDVIDFSLKPKVLDTNFKEGEFRKNISNTPYYSIDKIRIEDRFEDINKDMMIYSILDGSGEIISEVESMSIKKGETLLIPANVKIVIEGKLEILRSLSK, encoded by the coding sequence ATGAAACTATATCCATTAAAATTTGAAAAAGTATTAATACCTAAAGTGTGGGGAGGTAAAAATTTAGAAAAAAAATTGGGAATAAAGTTACCAGATGATAGAGATTACGGTGAGTCTTGGGAAGTTTCATCGCATGCTAATGGTATGAGTATTGTATCTAATGGTGTGCTTAAGGGTAAAAGTTTACAAGAATTATTTGAAGAATATAAGGGGGAATTAGTTGGAGAAGAAATATATAAAAATCATCTTGATAGATTTCCTTTGTTGATAAAATATTTAGATGTAAATGATAGATTATCTATACAAGTGCATCCAAGTGATGAAGTTGCATTAAAAAAACATAATGAACTTGGTAAATATGAATCATGGTATATTATGTATGCAAGTGATGATGCTAAATTGATTATGGGTATGAAACCTGGATATGATAAGGAAAGTTTTTTAGAAAAAACAAGAAAAAATGATTTTACTGATATGTTTGAGGAAGTATCTGTTAAACCAGGAGATATGATAGATGTGATACCAGGTACAGTTCATGCAAGTCTTGAGGGATCTGTAATATTTGCTGAAATACAAGAAAATTCAGATATAACATACAGAATATATGATTTTGATAGATTGGAAAATGGGAAATTAAGAGAATTACATTTAGAAGATGCGTCAGATGTCATAGATTTTTCATTAAAACCTAAGGTACTTGATACTAACTTTAAAGAAGGAGAATTTAGAAAAAATATTTCAAATACTCCATATTACTCTATTGATAAAATAAGAATAGAAGATAGATTTGAGGATATTAATAAAGATATGATGATATATTCTATACTTGATGGTAGTGGAGAGATAATAAGTGAAGTTGAAAGTATGAGTATAAAAAAAGGAGAAACTTTACTTATTCCAGCCAATGTAAAAATTGTTATAGAGGGTAAATTAGAAATTTTAAGAAGTTTATCTAAGTAA
- a CDS encoding YolD-like family protein, translating into MDRAKQFVSYSPLKGFYELIHEKEILLQERMELSEEQYEELNFKINNIRKGDILKIKWYKEKGYVETFGKVSNIDLENGIIVIIKEKISIEDIVEIEI; encoded by the coding sequence ATGGATAGAGCAAAACAATTTGTGTCTTATTCTCCACTTAAAGGATTTTATGAATTAATACATGAAAAAGAAATTTTATTACAAGAAAGAATGGAATTGTCAGAAGAACAATATGAGGAACTTAACTTTAAAATTAATAATATTAGGAAAGGTGATATTTTAAAAATTAAGTGGTATAAGGAAAAGGGTTATGTGGAAACATTTGGTAAGGTGTCAAATATAGATTTAGAAAATGGGATTATAGTTATTATTAAGGAAAAAATAAGTATAGAAGATATTGTAGAAATAGAAATTTAA
- a CDS encoding DNA repair protein: MVEEKVYACIDFKSFYASVECAERNLDPFTTNLVVADETRGNGAITLAITPCMKKQGVKNRCRIFEIPQNIEYIKAMPRMKLYMKYSADIYAIYLRYFAPEDIYIYSIDECFIDITPYLKLYNMRAKDIVIMIKNAVFEEMKIPSSVGIGTNLFLAKVALDVVAKKTKDEIGMLDLKRFKKYIWKHKPITDIWNIGKGIAKRLEKYGVYDLYSLSLMNESVLYNEFGENALFLIEHSRGIEPCTIVEIKEYKSKTKSISNSQILFEDYNFKDAKMIMLEMLDNLVLELVAFNYTIDNIYLGIRYSGADRKKVGGSKNIGIRTNSFKKLSKIYTMFFDEKVDKNLKIKQIILSLNNIVEDAWIQKEIFNDTILDEKNEKAQKAILKIKEKFGKNAILKGRSMNEKSTIKTRNKLIGGHNG, from the coding sequence ATGGTTGAAGAAAAAGTGTATGCTTGTATAGATTTTAAAAGTTTTTATGCTTCTGTTGAATGTGCAGAAAGAAATTTAGATCCTTTTACAACTAATCTTGTTGTTGCAGATGAAACAAGAGGTAATGGAGCTATAACTTTAGCTATAACTCCTTGTATGAAAAAACAGGGTGTTAAGAATAGATGTAGAATTTTTGAAATACCACAAAATATAGAATACATTAAAGCTATGCCTAGAATGAAACTATATATGAAATATTCTGCTGATATATATGCGATATATTTAAGATATTTTGCTCCAGAAGATATATACATATATTCTATAGATGAATGTTTTATAGATATTACACCATATTTAAAACTATATAATATGAGAGCTAAAGATATAGTTATAATGATAAAAAATGCTGTTTTTGAAGAAATGAAAATACCATCTAGTGTAGGAATAGGAACTAATCTTTTTTTGGCTAAAGTTGCTTTAGATGTAGTTGCTAAAAAGACAAAAGATGAAATAGGAATGTTAGATTTAAAAAGGTTTAAAAAATATATATGGAAACATAAACCAATTACAGATATATGGAATATAGGGAAAGGGATAGCTAAAAGACTAGAAAAATATGGAGTTTATGACCTGTATTCTCTTTCTTTGATGAATGAAAGTGTATTGTATAATGAATTTGGAGAAAATGCTTTGTTTTTAATAGAACATTCACGTGGAATTGAACCTTGTACTATAGTAGAAATAAAGGAATATAAATCAAAAACTAAATCAATTTCAAATTCACAGATATTATTTGAGGACTATAATTTCAAAGATGCTAAGATGATTATGCTTGAAATGTTAGATAATTTAGTTTTGGAACTTGTTGCTTTTAATTATACTATTGATAATATTTATTTAGGAATAAGATATAGTGGTGCTGATAGAAAAAAAGTTGGTGGTAGTAAAAATATAGGAATAAGAACAAATTCATTTAAAAAATTATCTAAAATATATACGATGTTTTTTGATGAAAAGGTTGATAAAAATTTAAAGATTAAACAAATAATTTTATCTCTTAATAACATAGTTGAAGATGCTTGGATACAAAAGGAAATTTTTAATGACACTATTTTAGATGAAAAAAATGAAAAAGCTCAAAAAGCAATATTAAAAATAAAAGAAAAATTTGGTAAAAATGCAATTCTTAAAGGAAGAAGTATGAATGAAAAATCAACAATTAAAACTAGGAATAAATTGATAGGAGGTCATAATGGATAG
- a CDS encoding GntR family transcriptional regulator yields the protein MKENEHFYYSIYEEFKKNILNGNFKVGDKLESERNLSQKYGVSRNTIRSTLNLLEKDGYIFKVHGKGNFIASPKMNQNLNSFYSFYENIKSAGKVPKSEIVFHKIIKADFKFSEIFRIPLNSKIIYFERLRFMDNDPIIFEKTYLPMYRFNGFNLLELNHESMYNIFENKHNITFSKAVETLKPILISNKKEKELLNLNENSIGMSIIRTTYEKEKIIEYTISNIKNDVFEYSITLNKGW from the coding sequence TTGAAAGAAAATGAACATTTTTATTATTCTATATATGAAGAATTTAAAAAAAATATTTTAAATGGTAACTTTAAAGTTGGAGATAAGCTTGAATCTGAAAGAAATTTATCTCAAAAATATGGCGTAAGTAGAAATACTATACGTTCAACTCTAAATTTACTAGAAAAAGACGGGTATATTTTTAAAGTTCATGGTAAAGGTAATTTTATTGCTAGTCCAAAAATGAATCAAAACCTCAACTCTTTCTATAGTTTTTATGAAAATATTAAATCAGCTGGTAAAGTTCCTAAATCTGAAATAGTCTTTCATAAAATTATAAAAGCAGATTTTAAATTTTCAGAAATTTTTAGGATACCTCTAAATTCAAAAATAATATACTTTGAGAGATTGCGTTTTATGGATAATGACCCAATAATATTTGAAAAAACTTATCTACCAATGTATAGATTTAACGGGTTTAATCTCCTTGAATTAAATCATGAATCTATGTATAATATTTTTGAAAATAAACATAATATTACTTTTTCTAAAGCAGTTGAAACATTAAAACCTATACTTATTTCTAATAAAAAAGAAAAAGAATTACTTAATTTAAATGAAAATAGTATAGGAATGAGTATAATTAGAACCACATATGAAAAAGAAAAAATAATTGAATATACTATATCAAACATTAAAAATGATGTATTTGAATACAGTATAACATTAAATAAAGGATGGTAA
- the ilvA gene encoding threonine ammonia-lyase, whose protein sequence is MIKLDDIKKANENIKSSIKRTPLIECPLLSHMTNSNIYLKLENLQKTGSFKARGAINKIMNLTEEEKKRGVIASSAGNHAQGVALGAKQAGIKATIVMPKFAPISKILATKSYGAEVILEGETFNDAYEHALKIQAENNYVFLHAFDDDEIIAGQGTIGLEIFEDLKNVDVVLCPVGGGGIMAGIAVALKALKPDVKLIGVEAANMPSMKKALENHGPLLVTGPQTIADGIAVGRVGNKTHEIFHNLVDDVVIVDEDEIAQAILFLMEKSKVVAEGAGATALAAVLSNKVNIKGLNVAIVISGGNIDITNIEKIVNRAQIIQNKRAKLNILVKDMVGELSKITKIISEEHANILYLNQTRYSNDLKINEQLLEIVIECVDSNHLQGVLNKLTEKNFNFTLV, encoded by the coding sequence ATGATTAAATTAGATGATATAAAAAAGGCAAATGAAAATATTAAAAGCTCCATTAAAAGAACTCCTCTTATTGAATGCCCCTTACTAAGTCATATGACTAATTCCAATATATATTTGAAACTTGAAAATTTACAAAAAACAGGTTCTTTCAAAGCTAGAGGTGCGATAAATAAGATAATGAATTTAACAGAAGAAGAAAAAAAACGTGGTGTAATTGCATCATCTGCTGGAAATCATGCTCAAGGAGTTGCACTTGGAGCTAAACAAGCTGGAATTAAGGCAACTATTGTAATGCCAAAATTTGCCCCTATATCTAAAATACTTGCAACTAAAAGTTATGGAGCCGAAGTAATACTTGAAGGAGAAACATTTAACGATGCTTATGAACACGCTTTAAAAATTCAAGCAGAAAATAATTATGTGTTTTTACATGCGTTTGATGATGATGAAATCATAGCTGGTCAAGGTACTATAGGTCTTGAAATATTTGAAGATTTAAAAAATGTTGATGTTGTATTATGCCCAGTAGGTGGTGGAGGAATAATGGCTGGTATAGCCGTTGCTCTTAAAGCATTAAAACCTGATGTTAAATTAATAGGAGTAGAAGCTGCTAATATGCCTTCAATGAAAAAAGCGTTAGAAAATCATGGACCTTTATTAGTTACTGGACCTCAAACTATAGCAGACGGTATTGCTGTAGGTCGTGTTGGAAATAAAACACATGAAATATTCCATAATTTAGTAGATGATGTAGTAATAGTAGATGAAGATGAAATAGCACAGGCAATTTTATTTTTAATGGAAAAATCAAAAGTTGTTGCTGAGGGTGCTGGAGCTACTGCTCTTGCTGCCGTACTTTCAAATAAAGTAAATATTAAAGGATTAAATGTTGCTATAGTTATATCTGGTGGTAACATAGATATTACTAATATTGAAAAAATCGTAAATAGAGCTCAAATAATACAAAATAAGAGAGCTAAATTAAATATTTTAGTTAAAGATATGGTTGGTGAATTAAGTAAAATAACTAAAATTATTTCAGAAGAACATGCAAACATACTATATTTAAACCAAACAAGATATTCTAATGATTTAAAAATAAATGAGCAATTATTAGAAATCGTTATAGAATGTGTAGATAGCAATCATCTTCAAGGTGTACTTAATAAATTAACAGAAAAGAATTTTAATTTTACATTAGTTTAA
- a CDS encoding alpha-amylase family glycosyl hydrolase, translating to MKKSILILMVMITLIFSCSKSNKYENTHEDKIAKTGIYYEIFVRSFADSNGDGIGDLNGIRAKLPELKDLGIEGLWLTPIFSSPSYHKYDVTDYYNIDSEYGSIEDFKELVKASHKLGIKVIIDLPINHTSSEHSWFKDVLMNKNSKYRKFYRIEKNNNENINFKSAPLGGIAWHNLNDEEKYFGIFWSGMPDLNLREKEVRKEIHKISKYWINEVGIDGYRIDAAPHAYGKGEYPKDINLMEENIKWWSEFRNELIKIKKDVYIVGEVWTAPEIVAKYFNVFDSNFNFEFSEKAIFNALIRENAKELSSKLTRVYNLYEKSTKEYIDAPFLTNHDQSRLSEKLPDIERQKLAASILLTLPGNPYIYYGEELGMKGKKPDELIREPYIWNDEFQTKWEAIELNTETKDYYSQKSDANSLLNHYKLWINIRKENDELKYGKFEAIETGNNKVFAYKMKYKNSEKIVLHNLSNKEQKVILNEKEIILNYYESKII from the coding sequence ATGAAAAAAAGTATTTTAATATTAATGGTCATGATTACATTAATATTTAGTTGTTCTAAATCAAATAAATATGAAAATACACATGAGGATAAAATAGCAAAAACAGGAATATATTATGAAATATTTGTTAGATCTTTTGCAGATTCTAATGGAGATGGTATAGGAGATTTAAATGGTATAAGAGCAAAACTACCTGAGCTTAAAGATTTAGGAATAGAGGGATTATGGCTTACTCCAATTTTTTCTTCTCCAAGTTATCATAAATATGATGTTACTGATTACTATAACATAGATTCTGAATATGGAAGTATAGAAGATTTTAAAGAACTTGTTAAGGCTAGTCATAAGTTAGGTATAAAGGTAATTATAGATTTACCTATTAATCATACTAGTAGTGAGCATTCTTGGTTTAAAGATGTACTTATGAATAAGAATAGTAAATATAGAAAATTCTATAGAATAGAAAAAAATAATAATGAGAATATTAATTTTAAATCAGCTCCACTTGGTGGAATAGCCTGGCATAATTTAAATGATGAAGAAAAATATTTTGGTATTTTTTGGAGTGGAATGCCAGATTTAAATTTAAGAGAAAAAGAAGTTAGAAAAGAAATACATAAAATTTCTAAATATTGGATAAATGAAGTAGGTATAGATGGTTATAGAATAGATGCAGCTCCACATGCTTATGGAAAAGGAGAATATCCAAAAGATATTAATTTAATGGAAGAAAATATTAAATGGTGGTCTGAATTTAGAAATGAATTAATTAAAATTAAAAAAGATGTATATATTGTAGGAGAAGTATGGACTGCTCCTGAAATAGTTGCTAAATATTTTAATGTATTTGATTCTAATTTTAATTTTGAATTTTCAGAAAAAGCTATATTTAATGCTTTAATTAGAGAGAATGCTAAAGAACTTAGTTCAAAGCTAACAAGAGTTTATAACCTATATGAAAAAAGCACTAAGGAATATATAGATGCACCATTTTTAACTAATCATGATCAAAGTAGACTTTCAGAAAAATTACCTGATATTGAAAGACAAAAATTGGCTGCAAGTATATTACTTACTTTACCTGGAAATCCATACATATATTATGGTGAAGAATTAGGAATGAAAGGTAAAAAACCAGATGAATTAATAAGAGAACCATATATATGGAATGATGAATTTCAAACAAAATGGGAAGCTATAGAACTTAATACAGAAACAAAAGATTATTATAGTCAAAAAAGTGATGCTAATTCACTTTTAAACCATTATAAGTTATGGATAAATATTAGAAAAGAAAATGATGAACTAAAATATGGGAAATTTGAAGCTATAGAAACAGGGAATAATAAGGTTTTTGCATATAAGATGAAGTATAAAAATAGTGAAAAAATAGTTCTTCATAATTTATCAAATAAAGAACAAAAAGTAATTTTAAATGAAAAAGAAATAATTTTAAATTATTATGAAAGTAAAATTATATAA
- the map gene encoding type I methionyl aminopeptidase, with product MVKLKTLEDIKKIKKANEIIARLYEDIIPKYIKPGISTWEIDAICEDYIISQGAIPGTKDYDIGWPYPPYPASTCISINEKVVHGIPSKTEILKEGDILSLDTVTILDGYFGDAAKTFAVGNIDDKSRKLLEVTEKAREIGIEQARVGNRIGDIGFAIQQYVEKFGFSVVRDFSGHGVGFAMHEDPYVLNYGKANTGLKIENGLVIAIEPMVNIGTFKVKILKDMWTVVTQDKKRSAHFEHSVAVVDGKPLILSQK from the coding sequence ATGGTAAAATTAAAAACTTTAGAGGATATAAAGAAGATAAAGAAAGCTAATGAAATAATTGCTAGACTTTATGAAGATATTATTCCTAAATATATTAAGCCAGGAATATCAACTTGGGAAATAGATGCAATATGTGAAGACTATATTATAAGCCAAGGTGCAATTCCAGGTACTAAGGATTATGATATAGGTTGGCCATATCCACCTTATCCTGCAAGTACTTGTATTTCAATAAATGAAAAGGTTGTTCATGGAATACCAAGTAAAACTGAGATATTAAAAGAGGGAGATATACTTTCTTTAGATACAGTTACAATACTTGATGGATATTTTGGAGATGCTGCTAAGACATTTGCTGTTGGAAATATTGATGATAAATCAAGAAAACTTTTAGAAGTTACAGAAAAAGCTAGAGAAATAGGAATAGAACAAGCTAGGGTAGGAAATAGAATAGGGGATATAGGATTTGCTATACAACAATATGTAGAGAAATTTGGATTTTCAGTTGTAAGAGATTTTTCAGGACATGGTGTAGGATTTGCTATGCACGAAGACCCTTATGTATTAAATTATGGTAAAGCAAATACAGGTTTAAAAATAGAAAATGGTTTAGTAATAGCCATAGAACCTATGGTAAATATAGGGACATTTAAGGTTAAAATTTTAAAAGACATGTGGACAGTAGTTACTCAAGATAAGAAAAGATCAGCACATTTTGAACACTCTGTTGCAGTAGTAGATGGGAAACCATTAATATTAAGTCAAAAATAG
- a CDS encoding adenylate kinase: protein MNIVLFGPPGAGKGTQAKELIKKFEIPQISTGDILRAAIANQTPLGLEAKKLMDAGNLVGDDIVNGLVEERLKEADTEKGFILDGYPRTVEQAKALDKILEKQEKSIEKVIALVVEDDEILKRITGRRVSKKTGKIYHIVYNPPVDENPEDLEQRADDTAEVVKKRLENYKNQTAPVLEYYKEQGKVSEIQGERESKYITEEIIYILSNNCNI from the coding sequence ATGAATATAGTTTTATTTGGACCACCGGGGGCTGGTAAAGGTACACAAGCTAAAGAATTAATAAAAAAATTTGAAATACCTCAAATATCAACAGGGGATATATTAAGAGCAGCTATAGCTAATCAAACTCCACTTGGTCTTGAAGCTAAAAAATTAATGGATGCTGGGAATTTAGTTGGAGATGACATAGTTAATGGATTAGTAGAAGAAAGATTAAAAGAAGCTGATACTGAAAAAGGATTTATTTTAGATGGTTATCCAAGAACAGTAGAACAAGCTAAGGCTTTAGATAAAATACTAGAAAAACAAGAAAAATCAATAGAAAAAGTAATAGCTTTAGTTGTAGAAGATGATGAAATATTAAAAAGAATTACAGGGAGAAGGGTATCTAAAAAAACAGGTAAAATATATCATATAGTATATAATCCACCTGTAGATGAAAATCCAGAAGATTTAGAACAAAGAGCAGATGATACTGCAGAAGTTGTTAAGAAAAGATTAGAAAATTATAAAAATCAAACTGCTCCTGTTTTAGAATACTATAAAGAACAAGGTAAAGTATCTGAAATTCAAGGAGAAAGAGAAAGCAAATATATTACAGAAGAGATAATATATATTTTATCTAATAATTGTAATATATAG
- a CDS encoding alpha/beta hydrolase fold domain-containing protein, translating to MKQIFKLIIMIIIFLILGVFLSSKFYYKRSVMATVAEFYLKVTEYKKVSQEETEIWLKEKNEMEEETYKLPKEYENIPIIEYMGMQVLHLNEKGKGDKVIYLHGGSYVHEPDPNHLKFLNKLIKRTDISVILPVYPKAPKHNFKEAYDKVIELYKEISKDNDVVLMGDSAGGGFVLGLTEELKKLNIKSPKKLIVISPWVDLTMENPDILTYEKVDPWLKYSKLTVAAKYWSGGENLKDSRLSPIYGDVSALKNLTIFMGTRDILYPDVMLLSDKMRKENVEFNLVVRENLIHDYVFFPIPEAQEAIDMIVDILN from the coding sequence ATGAAACAAATATTTAAATTAATAATAATGATAATAATATTTTTAATACTAGGAGTTTTTTTATCATCAAAGTTTTATTATAAAAGAAGTGTGATGGCAACTGTTGCAGAATTTTATTTAAAAGTAACAGAATATAAAAAAGTATCTCAAGAAGAAACAGAAATATGGTTAAAAGAAAAAAATGAAATGGAAGAAGAAACATATAAACTTCCTAAAGAATATGAAAATATACCTATTATAGAATACATGGGTATGCAGGTTTTACATTTAAATGAAAAAGGAAAGGGAGATAAAGTTATTTATCTTCATGGTGGTTCATATGTTCATGAACCAGATCCTAATCACCTAAAATTTTTAAATAAATTAATAAAAAGAACTGATATAAGTGTGATATTACCAGTTTACCCTAAAGCTCCTAAACATAATTTTAAAGAGGCATATGATAAGGTAATAGAATTATATAAAGAAATATCAAAAGATAATGATGTAGTTTTAATGGGAGATAGTGCTGGTGGAGGATTTGTTTTGGGCCTTACAGAAGAACTTAAAAAACTTAATATTAAAAGCCCTAAAAAATTAATAGTAATTTCACCTTGGGTAGATTTAACTATGGAAAATCCAGATATATTGACTTATGAAAAAGTTGATCCTTGGTTAAAATATTCAAAACTTACAGTTGCAGCTAAATATTGGTCAGGAGGAGAAAATTTAAAAGATTCAAGATTAAGTCCAATTTATGGAGATGTAAGTGCATTAAAGAATTTAACAATATTTATGGGAACAAGAGATATACTTTATCCAGATGTAATGTTACTTTCAGATAAAATGAGAAAAGAAAATGTTGAATTTAATTTAGTTGTAAGAGAAAATTTAATTCATGATTATGTATTTTTTCCTATACCAGAAGCACAAGAAGCTATTGATATGATTGTTGATATTTTAAATTAA
- a CDS encoding phosphopentomutase, whose product MGRFIVLVLDGFGVGYMDDVLEVRKRDYGSNTALHILEKVKDSKWSTLEKMGLMNILNYETELMKKVDNCIIGKSKLQHHGGDTFLGHQEIMGTKTEKPLIKPFSFYIDEVEKALIEKGYIVEKKGDKIKFLWVNDKVAIGDNLETDLGQVYNVTTSFKEITFEEELEIAKIVRDIVKVERVIVFGGTKATKESILLAAREKEEKYMGIDAPLSLVYEEGYMVRHMGYGVDPKTQIPHILVNSGINVTLIGKVADIVFNEKGNSFINLVDTQKILELTLEELNKSDRGYFCINVQETDLSGHSQNSERYSNILTISDNYIQKIIDILNDEDILVVTADHGNDPTIGHSQHTRENVPLMIYSKTNMKGNVKYIGLRETMSDTAATALEYFGIENSLEQGTSYLSEIKR is encoded by the coding sequence ATGGGTAGATTTATTGTATTAGTTTTAGATGGTTTTGGTGTAGGATATATGGACGATGTATTAGAAGTTAGAAAAAGAGATTATGGTTCAAATACAGCTTTACATATATTGGAAAAAGTTAAAGATAGTAAATGGTCAACACTTGAAAAAATGGGATTAATGAATATATTGAATTATGAAACTGAATTAATGAAAAAAGTAGATAATTGTATAATAGGAAAATCAAAATTACAACATCATGGAGGCGATACTTTTTTAGGTCATCAAGAAATTATGGGAACTAAAACAGAAAAACCATTAATTAAACCATTTTCTTTCTATATTGATGAAGTAGAAAAAGCATTAATAGAAAAAGGATATATTGTAGAAAAAAAGGGAGATAAAATTAAATTTTTATGGGTAAATGATAAGGTAGCCATAGGAGATAATTTGGAAACAGATTTAGGACAGGTATATAATGTTACGACTAGTTTTAAAGAAATTACTTTTGAGGAAGAATTAGAAATAGCTAAGATAGTTAGAGATATTGTTAAAGTAGAAAGAGTAATAGTATTTGGAGGGACTAAGGCAACTAAAGAATCTATACTTTTAGCAGCTAGAGAAAAAGAAGAAAAATATATGGGTATAGATGCTCCTCTTTCTTTAGTTTATGAAGAGGGATATATGGTAAGACATATGGGATATGGAGTAGACCCTAAAACTCAAATACCACATATTTTAGTTAATTCAGGTATAAATGTAACATTAATAGGTAAGGTTGCAGATATAGTATTTAACGAAAAAGGTAATAGTTTTATTAATTTAGTAGATACTCAAAAAATACTTGAATTAACATTAGAAGAATTAAATAAAAGTGATAGAGGATATTTTTGTATAAATGTTCAAGAAACAGATTTATCAGGTCATTCTCAGAATTCTGAAAGATATTCTAATATACTTACAATATCAGATAATTATATACAAAAAATTATAGACATATTAAATGATGAAGATATATTAGTAGTAACGGCAGATCATGGAAATGATCCAACTATAGGACATTCTCAGCATACTAGAGAAAATGTACCATTAATGATATATTCAAAAACTAATATGAAAGGAAATGTAAAATATATAGGTCTTAGGGAAACAATGTCAGATACAGCAGCTACTGCTCTTGAATACTTTGGCATAGAAAATAGTCTTGAGCAAGGAACAAGTTATTTAAGTGAAATAAAAAGATAA
- a CDS encoding alanine racemase, with translation MFLNRLLKDNKKFVDAALNEYKKGEILPDTYFIDVDTLLENAQKILNEAKKYNIKLYYMLKQIGRNPYIAKKLEEIGYIGSVCVDFKEVEVMMENRLKLGNIGHLVQMPKSFLPKVISYGCDIITVYSIEMIEEISSISEKIGKVQNIMLRIIEKNLNVYPGQEAGFTLDEVKKNLPKIAKLKGVRLTGLTSFPCFLYSDETRKIEETNNLFSVLKAKEILENEGIEIKHINLPSVTTVENMELIAKYGGTHAEPGHALTGSVPFNKEYGQELPAYLYISEISHNFEGKSYFYGGGYYSRGNMKNGYIDTKIVEVDKFCPDNIDYYLSMQGEYKVFSPIILCFRTQMFVTRSDVILLEGIRSGNVKVVGRYSSQGLERRINNG, from the coding sequence TTGTTTTTAAATAGATTACTTAAGGATAATAAGAAATTTGTTGATGCAGCATTAAATGAATATAAAAAAGGAGAAATATTACCAGATACATATTTTATTGATGTTGATACATTGCTTGAGAATGCTCAAAAAATATTAAATGAGGCTAAAAAATATAATATTAAGCTATACTATATGCTTAAGCAAATAGGAAGAAATCCATATATAGCTAAAAAACTTGAAGAAATTGGATATATTGGCTCTGTGTGTGTAGATTTTAAAGAAGTGGAAGTAATGATGGAAAATAGACTTAAATTAGGAAATATTGGACATTTAGTACAAATGCCTAAAAGTTTTTTACCTAAGGTTATTTCATATGGTTGTGATATTATTACAGTATATTCAATAGAAATGATAGAAGAAATTTCTAGTATTTCAGAAAAAATTGGAAAAGTTCAAAATATTATGTTAAGAATAATAGAAAAAAATCTAAATGTTTATCCAGGACAAGAGGCAGGATTTACTTTAGATGAAGTTAAAAAAAATTTGCCCAAAATAGCTAAATTAAAAGGAGTTAGATTAACAGGTCTTACTTCATTTCCATGTTTTCTCTATTCAGATGAAACAAGAAAAATAGAAGAAACAAATAATCTATTTTCAGTACTAAAGGCTAAAGAAATATTAGAAAATGAGGGAATAGAGATAAAACACATAAATTTACCATCAGTAACTACTGTTGAAAATATGGAATTAATAGCTAAATATGGTGGAACACATGCAGAACCAGGACATGCGTTAACTGGGAGTGTTCCGTTTAATAAAGAATATGGACAAGAATTACCAGCCTATTTATATATTTCTGAAATATCTCATAATTTTGAGGGTAAAAGCTATTTTTATGGTGGTGGGTATTATTCAAGAGGAAACATGAAAAATGGATATATAGATACTAAAATAGTTGAAGTAGATAAATTTTGTCCAGATAATATAGACTATTATTTATCTATGCAGGGAGAATACAAGGTATTTAGTCCAATAATACTTTGTTTTAGAACACAAATGTTTGTAACAAGATCAGATGTAATACTTTTAGAGGGTATAAGAAGTGGGAATGTTAAAGTTGTAGGAAGATATAGTTCTCAAGGTTTAGAAAGAAGGATAAATAATGGGTAG